One genomic window of Cricetulus griseus strain 17A/GY chromosome 3, alternate assembly CriGri-PICRH-1.0, whole genome shotgun sequence includes the following:
- the Tifab gene encoding TRAF-interacting protein with FHA domain-containing protein B, giving the protein MESTLTVLQVSLYHPTLGLVAFAKVPPQLRHDTSRLLLGRGQDAHVQLQLPQLSRHHLSLEPYLEKGSALLAFCLKVLSRKSCVWVNGLPLRYLEQVPLSIVNRISFSGIQMVVRREGGASLEAFVCYFHFSSSPLIYRPKAQETDEWENIVKKETSPVLGEATHDLLGSPQGSSQTQTAGSSQALEEQEK; this is encoded by the coding sequence ATGGAGAGTACCCTCACAGTCCTGCAAGTGAGCCTGTACCACCCCACGCTGGGCCTGGTTGCCTTTGCCAAAGTCCCGCCACAGCTGCGTCATGATACCAGTCGGCTGCTGCTGGGGCGAGGGCAGGATGCCCACGTCCAGCTGCAACTGCCTCAGCTGTCCCGACACCACCTATCCTTGGAGCCCTACCTGGAGAAAGGCAGTGCTCTGCTGGCCTTCTGCCTCAAGGTGCTGTCCCGCAAGAGCTGTGTGTGGGTCAATGGGCTTCCACTGAGGTACCTGGAGCAGGTCCCCCTTAGCATTGTCAACAGAATCTCCTTCTCTGGCATCCAGATGGTAGTCCGCAGAGAGGGGGGAGCCTCCCTTGAGGCCTTCGTCTGCTACTTCCATTTCAGCTCCTCACCCCTGATTTACAGACCCAAGGCCCAAGAGACTGACGAATGGGAAAACATTGTTAAGAAAGAGACTTCTCCTGTTTTGGGGGAGGCAACTCATGATCTCTTGGGGTCTCCCCAGGGCTCCTCCCAGACTCAGACAGCTGGTTCCAGCCAAGCCCTGGAGGAGCAAGAGAAATAA